A window from Streptomyces sp. V3I8 encodes these proteins:
- a CDS encoding DUF6233 domain-containing protein: protein MFEDLPPDPARLTTLRIWHAMWLLRIDALNAAVQRREAAQAHVQRARPPQPDGAVAFGIGDGRRPIEVHAGCCYVLGKRRQAVHRADVRRLLAARVRVCSHRTADITLEIPLSGRPVPATAAR from the coding sequence ATGTTCGAGGACCTGCCTCCCGATCCGGCACGACTGACCACGCTGAGGATCTGGCACGCCATGTGGCTGCTGCGCATCGACGCCCTGAACGCCGCCGTGCAGCGGCGCGAAGCCGCGCAGGCGCATGTCCAGCGGGCCCGGCCGCCACAGCCGGACGGGGCAGTCGCGTTCGGCATCGGTGACGGGCGCCGGCCCATCGAAGTCCATGCCGGCTGCTGCTATGTCCTCGGGAAACGACGCCAGGCCGTCCACCGCGCCGACGTCCGCCGGCTTCTCGCCGCGCGCGTGCGCGTCTGCAGCCACCGCACCGCCGACATCACCCTGGAGATCCCGTTATCCGGCCGCCCGGTCCCTGCCACTGCGGCGCGCTGA
- a CDS encoding GAF domain-containing protein, translated as MSGLPAASPDGPRLRPVPPADAEAARMKAVRRYDILDTPPDGAFDRVAAMAARLFDVPVASVTIVDADRIWFKAIHGLEGVAQIGRDPGLCGSAILRDDTLVIPDTLTDPAACTNPLVTGPLGVRFYAGAPIITSDGHRLGTVNILDTKPRLITEADTETLADLAAMVLDAMELRLSGLRLLRQEQERRKAQEEARAQAERDTEAITAFATTLQRTLLPPRPAGGAGAGAGLPLPDRLAPRRRR; from the coding sequence ATGTCAGGTCTTCCTGCCGCTTCGCCGGACGGTCCCCGGCTGAGGCCGGTGCCGCCGGCTGATGCGGAGGCGGCGCGGATGAAGGCGGTGCGCCGCTACGACATCCTCGACACCCCACCCGACGGGGCGTTCGACCGGGTCGCGGCGATGGCTGCCCGTCTGTTCGACGTTCCCGTGGCCAGTGTGACGATCGTCGATGCCGACCGGATCTGGTTCAAGGCCATCCACGGCCTGGAGGGGGTCGCCCAGATCGGGCGGGACCCGGGGCTGTGCGGGTCGGCGATCCTGCGCGATGACACGCTGGTGATCCCCGACACCCTGACCGATCCGGCCGCCTGCACCAACCCGCTGGTGACCGGCCCTCTGGGCGTGCGGTTCTACGCCGGGGCGCCGATCATCACGTCGGACGGGCACCGGCTGGGCACGGTCAACATCCTGGACACCAAGCCGCGCCTGATCACCGAGGCCGACACCGAAACTCTGGCCGACCTGGCCGCGATGGTCCTGGACGCCATGGAACTGCGCCTGTCGGGCCTGCGCCTGCTGCGCCAGGAGCAGGAACGCCGCAAGGCGCAGGAGGAGGCGCGGGCACAGGCTGAGCGGGACACGGAGGCGATCACCGCGTTCGCCACCACCCTCCAGCGGACCCTGCTGCCCCCCCGCCCTGCCGGTGGTGCCGGGGCTGGAGCTGGCCTGCCACTACCAGACCGACTCGCCCCGCGACGTCGGCGGTGA
- a CDS encoding PP2C family protein-serine/threonine phosphatase, whose product MPGLELACHYQTDSPRDVGGDFYDVFPLGGQQWAFFLGDVCGKGAEAAVVTSLTRYTLRAAAQHHQDPTEVLTALNSALLLDPSMGSRYCTCVFGTLHPAPGGGFTVTVAMGGHPPAFHVQHAEGDGTGLTVQGVRPRGGMLVGALEGAQFASHTFHLAPGHGLLLYTDGLTEARLPDGTMLGEQGVATFLTTRTTPDASRLIEDTIALIAGLPAGPGDDVALLALSVPLTPAPGRPATASTAHTLATPPADDTARTGQEH is encoded by the coding sequence GTGCCGGGGCTGGAGCTGGCCTGCCACTACCAGACCGACTCGCCCCGCGACGTCGGCGGTGACTTCTACGATGTCTTCCCCCTGGGCGGCCAGCAGTGGGCGTTCTTCCTGGGCGACGTGTGCGGCAAGGGCGCCGAAGCCGCCGTCGTCACCAGCCTGACCCGCTACACCCTGCGCGCAGCCGCCCAGCACCACCAGGACCCCACCGAAGTCCTCACCGCCCTCAACAGCGCCCTGCTGCTCGATCCCTCGATGGGCAGCCGCTACTGCACCTGCGTCTTCGGCACCCTGCACCCCGCACCCGGCGGCGGCTTCACCGTGACCGTGGCCATGGGAGGCCATCCACCCGCCTTCCACGTCCAGCACGCCGAGGGTGACGGCACCGGGCTGACGGTGCAGGGGGTGCGTCCCCGGGGCGGCATGCTCGTGGGCGCCCTGGAAGGCGCCCAGTTCGCCTCCCACACCTTCCACCTCGCCCCGGGCCACGGCCTGCTCCTCTACACCGACGGACTCACCGAGGCCCGCCTGCCGGACGGGACCATGCTGGGTGAACAAGGCGTAGCCACCTTCCTCACCACCCGCACCACCCCCGACGCCAGCCGCCTGATCGAGGACACCATCGCGCTGATCGCCGGTCTGCCCGCAGGCCCCGGCGACGACGTCGCCCTGCTCGCCCTGTCCGTACCCCTGACGCCGGCCCCCGGGCGACCGGCCACCGCATCGACGGCCCACACCCTGGCCAC